The genomic interval ATCCTAAGGAAATTCCTCAGTATCCGCTCAACGAACATACAACGGCCAACCTGGACTGTCGGACGGGGCCAGGACAGGAGCTCCGGACGGCTCGTGGCTCGCTGACGGCTCTGGTCACCAACGACACCTTCTGGAATCGCGAGAAACAGCCTTGGGTCAAGGATGGGTCGGTAAGGACAGCGAAGGCCTAGCTAACATGTCTCAAGTGACGTGTCTTGAATGGCCCCTGGGTATTTCTAACCTAAAACCTACGGTCAATCACTAATCAAACGATTATGGGAAGGTTAGATCTCATCTCAAAGGCGGTAGCTTTGCTATTCAAACGTGACACTTGCAAAATAACCTAATCGACACGTGGAAGGTCATGGCTCTTACCTTGGGGTTGGGTCAGGTGACACGCGTCTGGCAATCGCACGCTTCACCGGGCAGGATTGAAATTGCTGTAAAAGAAATACGCGGGGTTAGACGTTGCTACGTGTAGAAATAAAGACAAGGCAGATGGCTTTCGAAATCCAAAGTCATCGGAAATCGAATAACAACGAAATGCTAGTTTACTCACTCGGCAATTCAGGTTAGGTACACATGGTGTGATGCTGCGTGGGTGTCTGTGGCACGTATCTGGTAACTGCAAAGAAACAACTTAGTCAGAATCTATCCCGTAGACCAATCAGATAACCTGAACCCACGATCGAAATACTCACCAGGAAATATGAAGCAAGGAACTTGGTACCAATACGGCCTGCGCCACGCGGGcgggaagaaaaaaaaaaccacacATTTACTCGGGACGTTCTGACAGAGAATGGTTTGCCTCCTTGCCAGTTCCGAAAAAGCCGTCACCGGGGATGTCAGCTCATCGTCACAAAACTACTCTGTGGCCAGTCAGCACGATCATTGTTCTGAGCGTCATGTCGCCACTGACCACTGTCCGATGACGATCTAGCACGAGTTTTCTCAAAGGACCACAGACAACAACTGAAAATCTATCCTGTGTGTCGAATTTGACAGCTGATACTTGACAAGACtaacaaagtaaacaaacagaatgtaaacaataaacgaaatgttaagttacaaaaataatggtGTTACAGTACCCCCGTCCCCACCAGAATTTTTCGAGGGTACGAGAAAAATTCAAAGATGGCCCTCCATCTTTAAATCCTAAACACCTAAAACAATCGGAATATGTGGGTCGCTCATTTAAGAGAAACCTAAATCAAAGATAATAGCTGGAAAACCCAGTGAATATCAATAAGGTTAAGATCACTCACCGACTCAGTAGAGTCCCTAAGCAATGAGATAAaccctgaaataaattatatggaaaatcccacaaaaaaaactccaCGACGCAAAGTGAATGGGTCCTTGGCATTGTTGGCCTACTCAATAGAGTAAGTCAACACACACAAAGGTGGCCTACGAAACTATTCACTGACTTTGCAACACAACGACGCATAGTAAATGAGCCCTTGGCATTGCTGGCTTACTCAATAGAGTAAGTCAACACACACAAAGGTGGCCTACGGAACATCAATTCTACAGAGAATATCCCTGGCGTGACACTCTGTCTGGTTCCCATTGCTATCTTCAAGAATGTAGACAAATCCAGACACTTGTTGAACTACTGTATACCTCTCGTAATTCGGAGTCAAACTAGCAGTCAAGTACGACTTTGAATCCATGCTTCGACGAACCCTACTGAGTTGGCAATCCTGTGAGCGACGACCACGAACTACCAAACTGGCAGTAGCGTTATCAGCCGGTACACACTTCGAAACACTCAACTCGTTGCATGAGTTCAAATGTCTAACCTCACTTGCATACGGTTCCCTGCTTTTAGAGACTCCTCTTTTATTGAGTAGGTTCAGAACATCAGGTGCGATATTAAAAGCACGCCAGAAATCTATACCTAACAGCAATTCTGAAGAAATATCAGGAACGACATAAAATTTCACGAAAGCCGTAACATCCTCTACAGTCACCGGTAAAATCTTAAAACCAGAAACCGGAGAATGTGATCCATTAGCCGTGATAATGGATTTCTCCTCAGCTGGATACAACGTACCACAACTGGAGAGGGATTGGGCCGCCTTTCCGCCAATGACCGAAACTGTAGAACCCGAATCCAACAACCCTCTGCAACGATGGTGGTAAATCGCGACATCTAAATAAGGTCGCAAGCCACTGTCCGCGTCTCCATCACCTGCCTCTTCAcagcggcggcgacggcgacgACGACGACTACCACTGCCGGAGGATTTGGTTCCAGGCTGCTCGTTGTTCACGCTTACCCCAGCAACGGTTGGTCCAGCAGGATCTGGCTTTTGTTGTAGTTTCGGTGGCTCAGCGACTGACGGACCACACCGTGGGCACGTGTGCAAGGTGGCACCCTTTAAACCACAAGAGTAACACAATTGGGTGGGTGGTGCACTACATTGCCAAAGGCCATGTCCAAGAACCCTGCAACGAACGCAAAATAAGTCCACCTCGGTGTCCACGGCGTTAACCGAAAGTCGGTTCCTAGCCTGATAGGCTAAGTCCGGCGCTACCGAATTCGCAGAAACTCGGGGCGGCTCCGCAAAAGAGTCTGCTCGGTATTTGGCGTACTCCAGCTGCCTACAGCGTTCCTTCAGCTCGTTCCAGTTCCCGACGTTTGTAAGAGCAAGCTGACTCGTGTAAAACGGTCTAAGGTTACCTTGTACTATCTCCAGCTGCTCTGACTCCGGTAACGGCACGCTGAGCCTAGAAAAATAATTCCGCATTGTGCTTAAGTACTTTATGATGGATTCATCAGCACCTTGTGTCCGCGACCGCACCTCCTGTAATAAACGCCGATTATAATCGAATGGCAGGAACTCCTCATACAAACGAGCCTTAACCTCTTTCCAACTCGAGACCTCCTCCTTGACACCCCGAAACCAAAACAAGGCGTCACCGCTAAATATTTCTGCGACGGAATTAAATAACGTCTCCTCACAGATACCTCGAGAATTGCAAAGCTCCTCCAGTCGCTGCACGAATGCTTGCACACTATCACTGCCGTTAAAGACAAGGTTCAGTTTTTGGATCTGTGTGTGGTCCACCTTAGGACATGGCTCTATACACCCTACGACAGGGATATCCTGTTTCTTTTCCTGCTCCTGATAAGCTTTAGAAATGTACCTCAGTTCGCTGTCCCTAGATTCGAGTTGTAAGAGCAAGTCCCCGAGCATACAAGTCTCCTCCTTACTGACGGCATTTATACGACCTAAGCGGTGATATAAATGGTTAGCCAATGATTCGCAACGCTTGATGTGTTTTAACTGCAAATTTGGTTTTGAGAGTGAGCTCTGCAagtctttaattttgtttttaactttttctaACTCTGAGGTAACATCTCCCTCAAAGTAAATAACCTCGTCCGAAGGCATCCGCGTAGCTAATTCTGTTAATTGTAATCTTAATTGGTCCGCAGTGGCCTCAGGTTTGACACCTCGGACTGTGGCCTCGTATGTCAATTCGTCTTTTAATAAAAGGTTGAAACATATCGGACGTTCCCCCATGATGTTACAACAATATGGATCTAATCCCTAAGGTAGCACACGTTCAAATCAATTTGTGACCCCAGGCTGTATCAACGTTCAATGTGAAGGTCGAACAATAAAcaccaatataaaaataaatgctttCCCATTAAAGTGTGTTTCAGTAAGTCTAAGTACAATATTAAACTTAAGTAAAGTTAAGTTATAACTGACAGTTAAATGGTTATGTAAAACACGCAACGTTCAATGTAAAAGCAGAACAATAAACAACAATATCTTCAAAATAAATGCTTCCTCCTTAAAGTGTGTTTCAGTAAGTCCAGGTACAATATTAAACTTAAGTAAAGTTAAGTTATAACTGACAGTTAaatgataaaacaaaactgtAATTATTAAAAGTTGAGTGTTTAAGTTAAACAGACAATAACAATGTCTCagcaaaattgtttaaaaacaatcaccaactgttcaatatttaattgttcaataattaactaaataaaattccaGCAGAAGGTTTTCCTTTGAATAACGTTTGGAATAAGAGGTTATACAAATTTAACGCAAtctcaacaaaaaaataaggcatgttaagtcaataaaataaaatgtctgAAATAAGAGGTTAaaaattttaacacaatatccacacaaaaaaaatgtagccttattaagttaataaatttaaaaagaaaaggaAACCTTCTGCAGTGATTCTCTGTCAGCACGTCTCGATGACACACACAAAACACACACAAGAAATTATAAGACACTAATTAATTACACACTAATTAATACCCCCCCGGGTGGACTCAGGCCTGTCTAAGCGATAGATTAGACTATAAGCTAACGGATTAAACTCTGCTCGGGCGCCAAATGTAAGCCTATTTTCCACTGTGTAGTGGGTAGTGAAATTACAATGAggtggaaaataaaaatatcagaatGTGGTacagttattaatatttatttatcaaaaccCTGCCccacacaatattttataactcaAATAGGTCTAAAATGAGACCAGGGATTAAGTCCTTATAATTGTCTGGTTGAAGTATACAAGGTATGGCAAGGAAATTACATTAAAGTGGGGAAACCAAAGGTTCTACCCCTGTGTTTCACGCCACAGGGATAGAAAGATGGTATTAACCCCAGAGAAACTTCTATATTACTTCAATGGGATAGCAGTTTAACGTTAAGGCCCCGTAACCGAAGGACGTTGATAGCCTAGCGCCTACAAAAGGTTCAAAGTGCAATTTAGATACTACTGCCCGTTCTAACGGGGCTCCCTacgaagtaaaaaaaataaaataaaggttttaaCCCGCTAGAGTCCACCCGGGTTCTGCCTTTGCAATCCTACATTCAGCAGCGGCGTTAGAAGGCTGATGCCGCTGAAGATTAATAGAAATCCTAAGGAAATTCCTCAGTATCCGCTCAACGAACATACAACGGCCAACCTGGACTGTCGGACGGGGCCAGGACAGGAGCTCCGGACGGCTCGTGGCTCGCTGACGGCTCTGGTCACCAACGACACCTTCTGGAATCGCGAGAAACAGCCTTGGGTCAAGGATGGGTCGGTAAGGACAGCGAAGGCCTAGCTAACATGTCTCAAGTGACGTGTCTTGAATGGCCCCTGGGTATTTCTAACCTAAAACCTACGGTCAATCACTAATCAAACGATTATGGGAAGGTTAGATCTCGTCTCAAAGGCGGTAGCTTTGCTGTTCAAACGTGACACTTGCAAAATAACCTAATCGACACGTGGAAGGTCATGGCTCTTACCTTGGGGTTGGGTCAGGTGACACGCGTCTGGCAATCGCACGCTTCACCGGGCAGGATTGAAATTGCTGTAAAAGAAATACGCGGGGTTAGACGTTGCTACGTGTAGAAATAAAGACAAGGCAGATGGCTTTCGAAATCCAAAGTCATCGGAAATCGAATAACAACGAAATGCTAGTTTACTCACTCGGCAATTCAGGTTAGGTACACATGGTGTGATGCTGCGTGGGTGTCTGTGGCACGTATCTGGTAACTGAAAAGAAACAACTTAGTCAGAATCTATCCCGTAGACCAATCAGATAACCTGAACCCACGATCGAAATACTCACCAGGAAATATGAAGCAAGGAACTTGGTACCAATACGGCCTGCGCCACGCGGGcgggaagaaaaaaaaaaccacacATTTACTCGGGACGTTCTGACAGAGAATGGTTTGCCTCCTTGCCAGTTCCGAAAAAGCCGTCACCGGGGATGTCAGCTCATCGTCACAAAACTACTCTGTGGCCAGTCAGCACGATCATTGTTCTGAGCGTCATGTCGCCACTGACCACTGTCCGATGACGATCTAGCACGAGTTTTCTCAAAGGACCACAGACAACAACTGAAAATCTATCCTGTGTGTCGAATTTGACAGCTGATACTTGACAAGACtaacaaagtaaacaaacagaatgtaaacaataaacgaaatgttaagttacaaaaataatggtGTTACAGGTAGTCATCGTTCATTTGCAGCTTTTGTATGTCTTCTGCGTACTTATCGGCAAAGTTTTGATCTAGTACGCCAAATAAGGTTCGTGCGAGACTTCCTACGCCGTTTATGTAGCCTCGTTTCTTTCTTGATGAGTGGTCAGTTAATAACATCATGTTGTTTTTtgatatcatttttatttcatgttgCAAATGATCTGTCACTTGACTACAGTACCCGACTTCTAATCTTCCACACTGCTTGCTAAAGTGATCGACAAACCGCTGAACCTTTTCCGTAGTTTGCCAGTAATTTGTTAAGTTGTAGTACACCAGTACAATCCATTCGTCGTGTATGACTTGAACCTTGGCTATTTCATCAAAGTACATTGGTCGATTAGCTTCAAATGGCGTAACTTGGTATTTCGCTGATTTTTGTGCATTACCCGTCGGGAATATCATAAGTGTTAGCATAAGTGTTGTTATAAAGTTGCACAGTCTGCTCCTTTTGGTTCTAGGCTTCAGTTTGTTAGCAGTATCTGTCTCTTTTGATTTATGTTGATCCTTTTCAGTTGGTAAGTTATTGTCAGTTTTCATTGGCAATGGAGTCAGTTTAGTTATTGGGCGCTTGACTGTGTTATTTTGAGTCTTCAGTGTGACAACTCTAACACATCCGTCAGCTCCTGGATGAACTTCAGTTATTCTTCCCAGTGCCCATTTGCCTGGAGGTAAGCCTTTTTCTTTCACCAAGACAAGATCTCCTTTTTCTAGCTCTTCTTTTCGCGTCAACCATTTACTTTTGGTCTGCAGTTGATGAAGATACTCACTGGACCATCGCTTCCAAAAATGCTGATGCATCAGTTCTACATACTTCCATCTATTCCTTAGATCCAAATGTTTTCCATCGGTAAGTTCTTCCTGTGGCAATGACATTATTGGACCACCAGTGAGAAAGTGGCCTGGAGTAAGGTATTCCAGGTCTTCCGGATCTTCGGTTATGGGGCAAAGAGGCCTACTGTTCATACACGCCTCAATCTGGTGTAACAAGGTCGTGAATTCCTCATAAGTCAATTTCTGCTCCCCGAGGACTCTTTTCAGGTGAAACTTCATCGACTTCACTGCCGCTTCCCATAGTCCGCCTGCACTTGGCCATAATGGCGCATTAAAGTGCCAGTTAATGCCTAGTTTATTCACTTCTTTGAAAAATTCTGGTGACATCAGTGTTTCAAACTGTTGAAATTCTCTTTGTAATTCTTTTGCTGCTCCGACAAAATTTTTCCCGTTGTCTGAAAACATCGATTTCACCACTCCTCTTCTTGCGCATAGTCTCTTCAAGGCCATCATAAATGACTGTGTTGTTAAATCAGACACCAGTTCTATGTGCACCG from Plutella xylostella chromosome 28, ilPluXylo3.1, whole genome shotgun sequence carries:
- the LOC125490848 gene encoding uncharacterized protein LOC125490848, which produces MGERPICFNLLLKDELTYEATVRGVKPEATADQLRLQLTELATRMPSDEVIYFEGDVTSELEKVKNKIKDLQSSLSKPNLQLKHIKRCESLANHLYHRLGRINAVSKEETCMLGDLLLQLESRDSELRYISKAYQEQEKKQDIPVVGCIEPCPKVDHTQIQKLNLVFNGSDSVQAFVQRLEELCNSRGICEETLFNSVAEIFSGDALFWFRGVKEEVSSWKEVKARLYEEFLPFDYNRRLLQEVRSRTQGADESIIKYLSTMRNYFSRLSVPLPESEQLEIVQGNLRPFYTSQLALTNVGNWNELKERCRQLEYAKYRADSFAEPPRVSANSVAPDLAYQARNRLSVNAVDTEVDLFCVRCRVLGHGLWQCSAPPTQLCYSCGLKGATLHTCPRCGPSVAEPPKLQQKPDPAGPTVAGVSVNNEQPGTKSSGSGSRRRRRRRRCEEAGDGDADSGLRPYLDVAIYHHRCRGLLDSGSTVSVIGGKAAQSLSSCGTLYPAEEKSIITANGSHSPVSGFKILPVTVEDVTAFVKFYVVPDISSELLLGIDFWRAFNIAPDVLNLLNKRGVSKSREPYASEVRHLNSCNELSVSKCVPADNATASLVVRGRRSQDCQLSRVRRSMDSKSYLTASLTPNYERYTVVQQVSGFVYILEDSNGNQTECHARDILCRIDVP